GGTCCGTTTTGAGAAGGAGGATGAATATCTGGAGGCGTTAACAGGAGGATCATGGAGGGCTTTCGGAAGTTACCTCATGGTGAGAGCCTGGTCACCGGAGTTCGATCCGCTACGAGATGATATCGTTACAACACGGGTCTGGATCAGATTAACAAATATCCCAGTGAACTTTTATCACCGATCGATCCTTATGGGAATTGCTAAGGGGTTGGGCAGGCCGATCTGTGTGGATCAAACTACATTGAACTTCGAAAGGGCTCGTTTTGCGAGAATTTGTGTGGAGGTGAATCTAGCTAAACCTTTGAAAGGAACGGTGTTGATTAATGGTGAGAGATACTTCGTAGCGTATGAGGGACTATCGGAGATCTGTTCAAAGTGTGGTATCTATGGACACTTGGTACATGGTTGCCCAAAAACGATTGCGGAGCGAGTGGCAGCTTTACCAATACAGAAGGAGAGGTCAGTATCTGTTGAGCTAGCGTCCAAACAAGGACTACCAGAGCAGGAGGAGGGTTTTATTAAGGCAAGGGTATCGAGAAGAGGAGCTCCTCTGTTACTTCGGCCGGTGACTGCCATGACAAGGGAATCACATGAGGAGGTTGATAGAAATGGCCGAGGAACAAAACATATTAAGGAAACGGAGAATCTTGTGTTATCAAACAAGTACGGAAGTCTTGGTACGGATACGAACACGGGGGAACCGAGTGAGGAAGTGATCTCTAGTGAGGGAGATAAGGAGAATCAGGAGGTAAACATTCAGAATGCTAAGGGTAAGGGAACCTTACAAGAGAAGAAATCCTTAGTTTTTGATAGCAATGAAAGTATTAATTTGAATGGAGGAAataaagagagagggaatggaaataaaaaaataatggagGGAGTAAGAGGAACGCCCAAAAAATCGACTAACAGTCCGGTTAGAGGATTGGTTTTTGGGCCGACCAAGGGAGAGACTAACCTGTCGACATCAGGAAAACGACTGAGAGTGGAGAATAGGGATGCAGGGAGACCTGGTGGAGTTTTCAGAGATAGTGTGGAGGTCAGGGTTATGCCTAAGCTTCTTCAGCTGCGAGATGAGGGTTAGAAAATCCGATGGAGATCATTAGAAGTGAGACAGAGAAGCAAATGGTGGAAGAACCGACGACGGTGCAGGTGGAGGAGGTAGTGGGATCCCTAGCATAACAGGGTGCCCCGGGAATTCAATCAgagatttttataattatgatcatGAATTGTTTATTCTGGAATTGCTGGGGAGAAAATAAACCTAAATTCAGACGGTCTATTAGGtatattttgaagaaatattAAGCTGATTTTCTGGCATTGTTCGAAACTCATGCGAGTGGAGATAAAGCAATGAAGATTTGCCACAACCTGGGGTTTGAGAACTCTTTTCGTGTAGATGCTATTGGTCAAAGTGGTGGAATTTGGATTTTATGGAGAGATCAAGCGGGAGTGATTACGGTGTTGGAATCATCGGATCAGTTTGTGCATGCGAGGGTGATGATTGGGACTGAGATTATACA
This genomic stretch from Brassica napus cultivar Da-Ae chromosome C9, Da-Ae, whole genome shotgun sequence harbors:
- the LOC106383782 gene encoding uncharacterized protein LOC106383782 — its product is MSGETRVLARNETRALNSEDHDATMMDVGERSRPPGNPPDRVTTWAAKAAGTTAGGMPVPEALIDDVFVSRRLRVDFTNGEDGEPSITIENEVLEAMNGMWKQRMIVRVLGRNVPISALSRKLRELWSPKGSMYVMDLLRQFFMVRFEKEDEYLEALTGGSWRAFGSYLMVRAWSPEFDPLRDDIVTTRVWIRLTNIPVNFYHRSILMGIAKGLGRPICVDQTTLNFERARFARICVEVNLAKPLKGTVLINGERYFVAYEGLSEICSKCGIYGHLVHGCPKTIAERVAALPIQKERSVSVELASKQGLPEQEEGFIKARVSRRGAPLLLRPVTAMTRESHEEVDRNGRGTKHIKETENLVLSNKYGSLGTDTNTGEPSEEVISSEGDKENQEVNIQNAKGKGTLQEKKSLVFDSNESINLNGGNKERGNGNKKIMEGVRGTPKKSTNSPVRGLVFGPTKGETNLSTSGKRLRVENRDAGRPGGVFRDSVEVRVMPKLLQLRDEG